A single window of Prochlorococcus marinus XMU1410 DNA harbors:
- a CDS encoding M20 family metallo-hydrolase: MRYSTGLNILEPQVINRERIKELINSFSSIGASENGSISRRGFSDEDIYARNFFMKTLKDLGLKIRIDTAGNIIARLDGHDNNLPPIVTGSHLDTVPKGGKYDGTLGVIAGIEIAFFLQENDIKLNRPFEIIVFADEESTMIGCKGFTGNLSVKEEDFVTSNSCSIIDNLSRIGGNWLEIKSAARSKKDIFAFLELHVEQGKVLEDGGLDIGIVNGIVGQKRITVRVKGQANHAGTTPMSNRNDALLAASKIIVGIEQIAKTTSESAVATVGKLKLHPNAANVIPGEAVFTIDMRDLDEDVIEKMSLRIENLCSEIQEGTGCVVKIELQFEVIPTKSCPKLVSSSFHESEKLGFKTGILPSKASHDSQEIGRICPMVMIFVPSRNGLSHSYKEYTSLDQCANGIEVLLNTIFSIDKNFLDKPLMI, encoded by the coding sequence ATGAGGTATAGCACTGGGTTAAATATCCTAGAGCCACAGGTAATAAATAGGGAGAGAATCAAAGAATTGATAAATTCTTTTTCTTCAATCGGAGCTTCTGAGAATGGCTCTATTTCAAGAAGAGGTTTTTCTGATGAAGATATATATGCAAGAAATTTTTTTATGAAAACCCTTAAAGACTTAGGTTTAAAAATAAGAATAGATACTGCAGGAAATATTATTGCAAGATTAGATGGTCATGATAATAATTTACCTCCAATTGTTACTGGATCTCATCTCGACACTGTTCCAAAGGGAGGTAAGTATGACGGAACTTTAGGAGTGATTGCAGGAATTGAAATTGCTTTTTTTCTTCAGGAAAATGACATTAAATTAAATAGACCATTTGAAATAATTGTCTTTGCTGATGAAGAATCGACAATGATTGGTTGTAAAGGCTTTACAGGTAATTTATCTGTTAAAGAAGAAGATTTTGTTACCAGTAATTCTTGCTCAATAATTGATAATCTTTCTCGGATTGGTGGAAATTGGCTTGAGATTAAAAGTGCGGCAAGAAGTAAAAAAGATATATTCGCTTTTCTTGAATTACATGTTGAACAGGGAAAGGTACTTGAGGATGGTGGTTTGGATATCGGAATTGTTAATGGAATAGTAGGTCAAAAAAGAATAACCGTTAGGGTTAAAGGTCAGGCAAATCATGCAGGAACTACCCCGATGTCAAATAGAAATGATGCACTTTTGGCCGCCTCTAAAATTATTGTTGGCATTGAACAGATAGCTAAAACTACTTCTGAAAGTGCAGTCGCAACTGTTGGTAAATTGAAATTACATCCCAATGCGGCAAATGTTATTCCAGGAGAGGCAGTATTCACAATAGATATGAGAGATTTGGATGAAGATGTGATTGAGAAAATGAGCTTAAGAATTGAGAATCTATGCTCAGAAATTCAAGAAGGTACTGGATGCGTAGTAAAGATAGAACTTCAATTTGAAGTGATCCCCACTAAGTCATGTCCTAAATTAGTGAGCTCTTCATTTCATGAATCTGAAAAGTTGGGATTTAAAACTGGAATCTTACCAAGCAAAGCAAGTCATGACTCACAAGAAATAGGAAGGATCTGTCCTATGGTTATGATCTTTGTCCCAAGCAGAAATGGTCTGAGTCATTCCTATAAGGAATATACTTCTCTTGATCAATGTGCTAATGGTATTGAGGTTTTATTAAATACAATATTTTCCATTGATAAGAATTTTTTAGACAAGCCTCTAATGATATAA
- the asnB gene encoding asparagine synthase (glutamine-hydrolyzing) encodes MCGIGGVFNKSKDKSVEPQILVNMAAIQSHRGPDGFGYKLSDDASVGFCHARLSIIDLNENRARQPFVGGAENHILMAHNGEFYDFQRIRADLVAQGVSFSSKSDSEILLRLYEKYGIDESLSYLRGEFAFSLFDAEQDCLYLVRDRFGIKPQYWIETDDSLIFGSELKVLFAHPSVERKFTGEGLVHQLMQVMVPGSTAFAGVKQVKPGYILKVKRVNNKFQITEEKFWDINFPKKNTYERDKSEKYFIENIRKELLRAVELRMVADVPVGCYLSGGIDSCSILGLASAISQKSVKAFTIGFSDERYDETSIAKEMAVATNADHEILKINGDDLYGNFEKVLWFTERSIYNTLAIAKYLMSKRVNELDYKVVMTGEGSDELFGGYPAFRKDMYTYGVGISNSESENLKENLENSNDIFKGAMLANEEISNKSFKEFLGFTPSCLQPWLACETYAKSLVSSKYKEITETYDPGAAIFGELDLEQLENRYAIDQAQYVWIKTMLEGQILTWGGDRVDMSNSMEARPAFLDHYLAEAAVAVPPELRIKDNVEKYVLREAMSGLLPESLYKREKFPFMAPPSHADKDNLSSMQEIVNEFLSPERIREFGILDETEVNNLLNKFFSSELDASEKVQLDAIINHLLSVQILYKIFIIEDIPDKAQKMANNLGWKV; translated from the coding sequence ATGTGTGGAATAGGCGGTGTTTTTAATAAATCAAAAGATAAATCTGTTGAACCTCAGATTCTTGTAAATATGGCGGCTATTCAAAGCCATCGTGGACCGGACGGTTTTGGATATAAATTATCAGATGATGCCTCTGTAGGATTCTGTCATGCGAGATTATCAATAATAGATTTAAATGAAAATCGAGCCAGACAGCCTTTTGTGGGAGGTGCCGAAAATCATATCCTGATGGCGCATAATGGTGAATTTTATGACTTTCAGAGAATCAGGGCTGATCTTGTTGCACAGGGCGTAAGCTTTTCTTCAAAAAGTGATTCGGAAATATTGCTTAGGCTTTATGAGAAATATGGCATTGATGAATCATTATCTTATCTGCGAGGAGAATTTGCCTTTTCATTGTTTGATGCAGAACAGGATTGTCTTTATCTTGTAAGAGATCGTTTTGGGATTAAACCTCAATACTGGATTGAGACCGATGATTCCTTAATATTTGGCTCTGAATTAAAAGTATTATTCGCCCATCCATCAGTTGAAAGAAAATTTACGGGTGAAGGACTGGTTCATCAATTGATGCAGGTAATGGTACCTGGCTCTACAGCATTCGCCGGTGTTAAACAAGTTAAACCCGGATATATCCTTAAGGTCAAAAGAGTAAATAATAAATTTCAGATAACAGAGGAAAAATTCTGGGATATAAATTTCCCTAAGAAAAACACTTATGAAAGAGATAAAAGTGAAAAATATTTTATTGAAAATATTAGAAAAGAATTGTTGAGAGCAGTTGAATTAAGAATGGTCGCTGATGTTCCTGTCGGCTGTTATTTGTCCGGTGGAATTGATAGTTGCTCAATTTTGGGATTGGCTTCTGCCATAAGTCAAAAATCAGTAAAGGCATTCACGATTGGTTTCAGTGATGAAAGATATGATGAAACTTCGATAGCAAAAGAGATGGCTGTCGCCACTAATGCAGACCATGAGATTTTAAAAATAAATGGAGATGATCTGTATGGTAATTTTGAAAAGGTTCTATGGTTTACTGAAAGATCTATTTATAACACCCTTGCAATTGCAAAGTACCTTATGAGTAAAAGAGTGAATGAGCTTGATTATAAGGTCGTTATGACAGGAGAGGGCTCAGATGAATTGTTTGGAGGCTATCCCGCTTTTAGAAAAGATATGTATACCTATGGGGTCGGAATTTCTAATTCAGAATCTGAGAATCTTAAAGAAAATCTGGAAAATTCAAATGATATTTTCAAGGGCGCGATGCTAGCTAATGAAGAGATAAGTAATAAATCTTTCAAGGAATTTTTAGGATTTACGCCAAGTTGCCTTCAACCTTGGCTTGCATGTGAAACTTATGCGAAAAGTCTAGTCTCAAGTAAATATAAAGAGATAACGGAAACTTATGATCCCGGGGCGGCAATTTTTGGAGAACTTGACCTTGAACAGTTAGAAAATAGATACGCAATTGATCAGGCTCAGTATGTTTGGATAAAGACAATGCTTGAGGGCCAAATTCTCACATGGGGTGGAGATAGAGTGGATATGTCAAATTCAATGGAGGCAAGACCTGCATTTTTAGATCATTACCTAGCTGAAGCTGCCGTTGCTGTCCCCCCTGAATTAAGGATTAAAGACAATGTCGAGAAGTATGTTTTAAGAGAAGCAATGTCAGGATTGCTGCCTGAATCGTTATATAAACGTGAAAAATTTCCTTTCATGGCTCCCCCTTCCCATGCAGATAAAGATAATTTAAGTTCTATGCAGGAAATTGTGAATGAGTTTTTAAGTCCTGAGAGGATAAGAGAATTTGGAATCTTGGATGAAACAGAAGTAAATAATTTGCTGAATAAATTTTTTAGTTCAGAGCTTGATGCCTCAGAAAAAGTACAATTGGATGCAATAATCAATCATCTTTTAAGCGTTCAGATCTTATATAAGATTTTTATAATTGAAGATATCCCAGATAAGGCTCAAAAGATGGCTAATAATTTGGGCTGGAAAGTTTGA
- a CDS encoding aspartate/ornithine carbamoyltransferase family protein: protein MGSHRVKALHKDNLFSFSRIGPDIYGSTHPQNLLSEIKERAEFLYELLDRHVISIDPFSKDCLLQLFRLAAKFESNPNRYISHNSPLKGKILINAFYEPSTRTRLSFDSAWHRLGGDSINITDKSSTGIAKGETHLDIAHMFNNYGDCVVLRESDNEAIFEMTKSLRIPIINAGNGIDEHPTQAMSDLYTIFKWRPHLVNKSIDDSEKIIIGIIGVPSRMRTVRSLLKLFCKFSYFIKKIIVIYDDKSIDQNDLFDEGQLEQLIESGLKIELETDMQKVLPSLDVTYINAIAWVGENYEVHGSAFKLHSELPFKKDSIILHPLARGPELSTSLDQTSKNWYFAQSRGAVFVRMALLTCLMDRTTRVMDVV from the coding sequence TTGGGATCACATAGAGTAAAAGCATTACATAAGGATAATTTATTTTCTTTTTCAAGAATCGGACCTGATATTTACGGCTCCACTCATCCTCAGAATTTATTATCTGAAATAAAGGAAAGAGCTGAATTTCTATATGAGTTATTGGACAGGCATGTAATTTCCATAGACCCCTTCAGTAAAGATTGTCTTCTACAACTCTTCAGGCTGGCGGCAAAATTTGAAAGTAACCCAAACAGATATATTTCCCATAACAGTCCCCTCAAGGGAAAGATACTCATAAATGCCTTCTATGAACCAAGTACCAGAACAAGGTTATCATTTGACAGTGCATGGCATAGGCTGGGTGGCGATTCAATAAATATCACCGATAAAAGTTCCACTGGAATTGCCAAGGGAGAAACCCATCTGGATATTGCTCATATGTTTAATAATTACGGTGACTGCGTTGTCCTCAGAGAAAGTGATAATGAGGCGATTTTTGAAATGACAAAATCATTGAGAATTCCAATAATCAATGCCGGTAATGGAATCGATGAACACCCCACTCAGGCGATGTCTGATCTTTATACGATTTTTAAATGGAGACCGCATCTGGTCAACAAATCAATTGATGATAGTGAAAAAATAATCATTGGTATCATCGGAGTTCCATCACGTATGAGAACAGTCAGATCTCTTCTGAAATTATTCTGCAAGTTTTCATATTTCATAAAAAAAATTATTGTTATTTACGATGACAAATCCATTGATCAGAACGATCTATTTGATGAAGGCCAGCTGGAACAACTTATTGAATCAGGTCTAAAGATTGAGCTGGAGACGGATATGCAAAAAGTACTGCCTTCCTTGGACGTTACCTATATAAATGCAATTGCATGGGTGGGAGAAAATTATGAGGTTCATGGAAGTGCATTTAAATTACACAGTGAGTTGCCTTTTAAAAAAGATTCCATAATATTGCATCCACTTGCTCGTGGTCCTGAATTGTCAACATCACTGGATCAGACCTCAAAAAATTGGTATTTTGCTCAGTCAAGAGGAGCAGTATTTGTAAGGATGGCATTACTTACCTGCCTGATGGATAGAACTACAAGAGTGATGGATGTCGTTTAA
- a CDS encoding (2Fe-2S) ferredoxin domain-containing protein, with protein sequence MTKWVNKHLLLCATPTKQKCFKGNEGQKTWECLKKTLKKFENDPSTKNVQILRSKADCLRVCKNGPILLVWPDGIWYERVSPEKISEIFTSHIINGEPIEKWIFKKTPFLNSPRYS encoded by the coding sequence ATGACAAAATGGGTAAATAAACACCTTCTACTATGCGCAACACCCACAAAACAGAAATGCTTTAAAGGCAATGAAGGTCAAAAAACATGGGAATGTCTGAAAAAGACTTTAAAAAAATTTGAGAATGATCCCTCTACAAAAAACGTTCAAATATTAAGATCAAAAGCTGACTGTTTAAGAGTATGTAAGAACGGCCCAATTCTTCTTGTTTGGCCAGATGGTATTTGGTACGAGAGAGTTTCTCCAGAAAAAATTTCTGAAATTTTTACCTCACATATTATTAATGGTGAGCCAATAGAAAAATGGATTTTTAAAAAAACACCATTTTTAAATAGTCCTAGATACTCATAA
- a CDS encoding YheT family hydrolase, which produces MELGRNNNISFSFSDYVKNKPFREVLPWIGGDLQTLRDTFVIDFGKSKKNKKIFFPINKILSKKSECDYLLGFLELPENLDSLKGFVIVTHGLGGSTKRFGLRRISRKLANNGFGVLKLNLRGSGSARYLAKGNYCARCSSDVISAINYFKKFINLEFKDLMTMNNNLPIYGVGLSLGGTILLNACLDYDESKGEKLLDGLACVSTPLDLSSCSLCIEKPRNSIYQKWLLHRLKNQLWDGFNDEGKLLDNEKLRKKIRNLKSIREFDQKFTAPSWGFNSLEDYYIKASPIFRIQNSIKKLPPMLFIHAKDDPWVPCKDTLNLRKESIDKFTIFITEKGGHNGFHSINGCWSDEVVKNWFMSI; this is translated from the coding sequence TTGGAGTTGGGGAGAAATAATAATATATCTTTTAGTTTTTCAGATTACGTAAAAAATAAGCCATTTCGAGAAGTCTTACCTTGGATAGGTGGCGACTTACAAACTTTGAGAGATACTTTTGTTATTGATTTTGGTAAATCAAAAAAAAATAAAAAAATATTCTTCCCTATTAATAAAATTCTTTCTAAAAAATCTGAATGTGATTATCTTCTAGGGTTTTTAGAATTACCTGAAAACTTAGACTCACTTAAGGGTTTTGTAATCGTTACACATGGTTTAGGGGGCTCAACTAAAAGGTTTGGTTTAAGAAGAATCTCTAGGAAATTAGCAAATAATGGTTTTGGAGTTCTCAAATTAAATCTAAGAGGATCTGGATCTGCGAGATATTTAGCTAAAGGAAATTATTGTGCTAGATGCTCCAGTGATGTTATTTCAGCAATTAATTATTTTAAAAAATTCATTAATTTAGAGTTCAAAGATCTTATGACAATGAATAATAATCTTCCAATTTACGGCGTTGGATTATCTTTAGGCGGAACAATACTTTTAAATGCCTGCCTAGATTACGATGAAAGCAAAGGAGAAAAACTTTTAGATGGCCTTGCCTGCGTGAGTACCCCTTTAGATTTATCTTCATGCAGTCTCTGTATTGAAAAACCTAGAAATTCTATCTATCAAAAATGGTTACTTCACCGCTTAAAAAATCAGTTATGGGATGGATTTAATGATGAAGGCAAACTCCTTGATAACGAGAAATTAAGAAAAAAAATTAGAAATTTAAAAAGTATAAGAGAATTTGATCAGAAATTTACAGCTCCTAGTTGGGGATTTAATTCTTTAGAGGATTATTATATTAAAGCTTCTCCAATATTTAGAATCCAAAACTCAATAAAAAAATTACCTCCAATGCTTTTTATTCATGCCAAGGATGATCCCTGGGTTCCATGTAAGGATACTTTGAATTTAAGAAAAGAATCTATTGATAAATTCACTATTTTTATAACTGAAAAAGGAGGTCATAATGGGTTCCATTCGATTAACGGCTGCTGGTCAGACGAAGTCGTAAAGAACTGGTTTATGAGTATCTAG
- a CDS encoding NAD(P)(+) transhydrogenase (Re/Si-specific) subunit beta: MNLPVIIKFVIDLLAVLLLALGIKGLSKVKSARDANRLAAFAMSLSVVGLLSYYLGTSGIAIQSWIWIIIGSIIGSLFGAILAKKVPMTSMPETVALFNGCGGMSSLLVALGVAIFPISGGQENFDFFKSLINEVSISVSIFVGAITFTGSIVAMAKLQGWLSTPGWTQSKVRHFVNIVFAVASLVAFFDLINGNTSSIWLLVIVSSLLGIGVTLPIGGADMPVVISLLNSYSGIAAAAAGFVVDSQLLIVAGAMVGAAGLILTQVMCKGMNRSLVSVLFGGSLSAQSTASSGSGEYTNITSCSVEECALTLEAANKVIIVPGYGLAVAQAQHTLREVTKKLEQNGIEVVYAIHPVAGRMPGHMNVLLAEADVPYEQLKEMDVVNPDFPATDVVLVLGANDVVNPQAKNDSSSPLYGMPVLDVQEARTVFVIKRGMSAGYSGIKNDLFDLPNTSMVFGDAKKVLNDLIGELKDLGVGEK; this comes from the coding sequence ATGAATCTACCTGTAATCATTAAATTCGTAATTGACCTTCTAGCTGTACTTTTACTGGCTTTGGGAATTAAAGGATTGTCAAAAGTAAAATCAGCAAGGGATGCCAATAGATTAGCTGCATTTGCAATGTCGCTATCAGTAGTAGGATTACTTTCTTATTATTTAGGAACTTCTGGAATTGCTATTCAGTCTTGGATTTGGATAATAATTGGATCAATCATAGGTAGTTTATTCGGAGCAATTCTTGCAAAAAAAGTACCGATGACCTCCATGCCTGAAACAGTGGCATTGTTCAATGGTTGTGGAGGAATGTCATCACTCTTAGTGGCCTTAGGAGTAGCTATTTTCCCTATATCTGGTGGCCAAGAAAATTTTGATTTCTTTAAGTCACTGATTAACGAAGTTTCAATATCTGTTTCTATATTTGTTGGTGCCATAACTTTCACAGGTTCAATTGTGGCGATGGCAAAGTTACAGGGTTGGTTGTCAACTCCAGGATGGACTCAGAGCAAAGTTAGACATTTTGTAAATATTGTTTTTGCAGTTGCTTCCTTGGTAGCCTTTTTTGATTTGATAAACGGCAATACAAGTTCTATTTGGCTTTTAGTTATAGTTTCTTCTTTATTAGGTATTGGAGTTACTTTACCAATTGGTGGAGCTGATATGCCAGTCGTTATATCTTTATTAAATAGCTATTCAGGGATTGCAGCCGCCGCAGCAGGTTTCGTTGTAGATAGTCAGCTTTTGATAGTAGCAGGCGCAATGGTTGGAGCAGCAGGCCTAATACTTACTCAAGTAATGTGCAAGGGTATGAATAGATCATTGGTCTCAGTTCTTTTCGGTGGATCATTATCTGCACAAAGTACAGCCTCTTCTGGTTCAGGAGAATATACAAATATAACTTCTTGCAGTGTTGAAGAATGTGCATTGACTTTAGAGGCAGCCAACAAGGTAATTATTGTTCCTGGTTATGGTCTAGCAGTAGCTCAAGCTCAACATACTTTAAGGGAAGTGACAAAAAAACTAGAGCAAAATGGTATTGAAGTTGTTTACGCAATTCATCCTGTAGCAGGGAGAATGCCTGGACATATGAATGTACTTTTAGCAGAAGCAGATGTTCCTTACGAACAACTTAAAGAGATGGACGTTGTAAATCCTGATTTTCCAGCAACGGATGTTGTTTTAGTTTTAGGAGCAAATGATGTGGTTAATCCTCAAGCTAAAAATGATAGCTCTTCTCCTTTATATGGGATGCCAGTTCTTGATGTGCAGGAAGCAAGAACAGTATTTGTAATTAAACGTGGTATGAGTGCAGGTTACTCCGGAATAAAAAATGATTTATTTGATCTGCCAAATACCTCAATGGTCTTTGGTGATGCAAAAAAAGTATTGAATGATTTGATTGGAGAATTAAAGGATCTTGGAGTTGGGGAGAAATAA
- a CDS encoding NAD(P) transhydrogenase subunit alpha, with product MSFISLLWVLLLGSLLGLELIGKVPPTLHTPLMSGANAISGITMLAALTLIVKAEGNVPLLIIGSVSLGFALFNVVGGFFVTDRMLAMFSRKPSNKK from the coding sequence ATGTCTTTTATAAGTCTTCTTTGGGTTCTTTTACTTGGTAGTTTATTGGGCCTCGAGTTAATTGGAAAAGTTCCTCCTACTCTTCACACACCTCTCATGAGTGGAGCAAATGCAATTTCAGGAATAACAATGCTAGCAGCATTGACTTTAATTGTAAAAGCAGAAGGTAACGTACCACTTTTAATCATTGGTTCAGTTTCTCTTGGATTTGCTCTTTTCAACGTTGTAGGCGGTTTTTTTGTAACTGATCGAATGCTCGCGATGTTTAGCCGTAAACCATCAAATAAAAAGTAA
- a CDS encoding Re/Si-specific NAD(P)(+) transhydrogenase subunit alpha has protein sequence MTKILIPSETSSGERRVSATPEAVKKLKSLGCDVFIESSAGKLSGFSDLSYEESGGTIINNLDQKIWGEADLIFCVQTPSEENLTKLKKGAVLLGLLNPYGNKELLRIINSNKISALSLELLPRISRAQSSDVLSSQANIAGYKAVLLAASELDRYFPMLMTAAGTVQPAKVVVLGGGVAGLQAVATAKRLGAIVFVSDIRPVVKEQVESLGARFIELPEVEEKPGESGGYAKAVTPEFLSKQKATLTKYLSEADVAICTAQVLGKKAPVLIDSPMIEKMRSGAVVIDLAVSQGGNCEGTKSNETIIKDGVKLIGAGELPSSVPYDASSLYAKNLTSLITPFIKDGVIKLDKEDELISGCLLSDEGVVLQNKVFEN, from the coding sequence TTGACAAAGATACTTATTCCTTCCGAAACAAGCTCTGGTGAAAGGAGAGTTTCAGCTACACCAGAAGCAGTAAAGAAATTAAAAAGCCTTGGATGTGATGTTTTTATTGAAAGTTCAGCAGGAAAATTATCAGGATTTAGTGACTTATCATATGAAGAATCGGGTGGAACAATAATAAATAACTTAGATCAAAAAATTTGGGGTGAAGCGGACTTAATATTTTGTGTTCAAACTCCATCAGAGGAAAATTTAACTAAATTAAAGAAAGGCGCTGTTCTTCTTGGTCTTCTTAATCCGTATGGTAATAAGGAGCTTCTTAGGATTATAAATAGTAATAAGATTTCAGCTTTATCACTAGAGTTGCTTCCAAGGATTAGTAGAGCTCAATCTTCTGATGTTCTTTCTTCACAGGCTAATATTGCTGGATATAAAGCAGTTCTTTTGGCTGCAAGTGAGTTAGATAGATACTTTCCAATGCTTATGACTGCAGCAGGGACAGTCCAACCTGCAAAAGTAGTGGTTCTTGGTGGAGGCGTTGCAGGATTACAGGCAGTTGCGACAGCAAAAAGACTTGGAGCAATCGTATTTGTATCTGATATTAGACCAGTGGTTAAAGAACAAGTAGAGTCCCTCGGAGCAAGATTTATAGAACTTCCTGAAGTTGAGGAAAAGCCAGGAGAGTCAGGAGGCTATGCAAAAGCTGTAACACCCGAATTCCTCTCAAAACAAAAGGCAACTTTAACTAAATACTTATCTGAAGCTGATGTTGCTATATGTACTGCACAAGTTCTAGGTAAAAAGGCCCCTGTTTTAATAGACTCTCCCATGATTGAAAAAATGAGGTCTGGAGCAGTAGTTATTGATTTAGCAGTTTCTCAGGGAGGAAACTGCGAAGGAACAAAATCAAATGAAACTATTATCAAAGATGGGGTAAAACTTATAGGAGCGGGCGAATTACCCTCTTCAGTTCCCTATGATGCAAGTTCACTTTATGCTAAGAACTTAACATCTTTGATTACACCATTTATAAAAGATGGTGTAATTAAATTAGATAAAGAGGATGAACTCATTTCTGGATGTTTATTAAGCGATGAAGGAGTTGTTCTTCAAAATAAAGTTTTTGAAAATTGA
- the trxB gene encoding thioredoxin-disulfide reductase: protein MENKEKNSNVENVVIIGSGPAGYTAAIYAARANLQPLLVTGFNSGGIPGGQLMTTTFVENFPGFPDGVLGPELMDLMKAQAERWGTNLYESDVVSINTDSHPFELKTLEGTIKSNSIIIATGASANRLGVINEDKFWSKGISACAICDGATPQFRGEELAVIGGGDSACEEAAYLTKYGSKVHLIVRSDKLRASAAMVDRVKANPKIEIHWNTKVDKADGSEWLEKIETIHSQEGKGEINIKGLFYAIGHTPNTNFLDNKIDLDNKGYIACKSGRPETSIEGIFAAGDVVDSEWRQGVTAAGTGCMAALATERWLAEKNLAKTIVRETPEPEKKLNSSDFNDEEVNEDTFDSNSEWQKGSYALRKLYHESKKPILVIFSSPSCGPCHVLKPQLKRVIKELDGAVLGVEIDIDKDQDIAKQAGINGTPTVQLFKEKLLKNQWQGVKQRSEFKEAIKNII from the coding sequence ATGGAAAATAAAGAAAAAAATTCTAACGTAGAAAATGTTGTAATTATTGGTTCAGGTCCTGCAGGTTATACAGCTGCGATTTATGCAGCAAGAGCAAATCTTCAACCATTGCTCGTTACAGGATTTAATTCTGGTGGAATTCCTGGTGGGCAATTAATGACTACAACATTTGTTGAAAATTTTCCAGGTTTTCCAGATGGTGTACTAGGTCCTGAATTAATGGATCTAATGAAAGCTCAAGCCGAAAGATGGGGCACTAATTTATACGAAAGTGATGTTGTCTCAATAAATACTGATTCACATCCCTTTGAATTAAAAACATTAGAAGGAACTATAAAATCTAACTCAATTATTATTGCAACTGGAGCAAGTGCAAATAGATTAGGCGTGATAAATGAAGATAAATTCTGGAGTAAAGGAATAAGTGCTTGTGCAATATGTGATGGAGCGACTCCACAATTTAGAGGTGAAGAATTAGCTGTTATTGGAGGGGGCGACTCTGCATGTGAAGAAGCAGCATATCTCACAAAGTATGGAAGCAAAGTGCATTTGATTGTTAGATCAGACAAATTAAGGGCTAGCGCAGCAATGGTAGATAGAGTAAAAGCTAATCCAAAGATAGAAATTCATTGGAACACAAAAGTTGATAAAGCGGATGGCTCTGAATGGCTTGAGAAAATAGAAACTATTCACTCTCAAGAAGGCAAAGGTGAAATCAATATAAAAGGTCTTTTCTACGCGATAGGGCACACACCAAATACGAATTTCTTAGACAACAAAATTGATTTAGATAATAAAGGATATATTGCTTGCAAATCAGGAAGGCCAGAAACATCTATTGAAGGCATCTTCGCAGCAGGTGATGTTGTAGATTCTGAGTGGAGACAAGGAGTTACCGCTGCAGGAACTGGGTGCATGGCAGCATTAGCTACCGAAAGGTGGCTAGCCGAAAAAAACCTTGCAAAAACTATAGTCAGAGAAACACCCGAGCCAGAAAAAAAACTTAATTCATCAGACTTTAATGATGAAGAAGTTAATGAAGATACTTTCGATTCAAATTCTGAATGGCAAAAGGGCAGTTATGCATTAAGGAAACTTTATCACGAGAGTAAAAAACCTATCTTAGTAATTTTTAGTTCTCCAAGTTGCGGTCCATGTCATGTTTTGAAACCTCAGTTAAAAAGGGTAATTAAAGAACTTGATGGTGCAGTTCTTGGCGTTGAAATAGATATTGATAAAGATCAAGATATTGCAAAACAAGCTGGTATTAACGGCACACCAACAGTTCAACTTTTTAAAGAAAAATTATTAAAAAATCAATGGCAAGGTGTTAAGCAAAGAAGTGAGTTTAAAGAAGCGATAAAAAATATTATCTAA
- the infA gene encoding translation initiation factor IF-1, whose amino-acid sequence MIETSGVIEKEQGNGFYLVTLEQPEGHQCLCRAAGKLTKFRIKLLAGDKVLVEISPYDLSRGRITYRERNAGGAKPTTNKNNPKRNNK is encoded by the coding sequence ATGATTGAAACTTCAGGTGTAATAGAAAAAGAGCAGGGGAATGGATTTTATTTGGTTACATTAGAACAACCTGAAGGACATCAATGTTTATGTAGAGCTGCAGGCAAATTGACTAAATTTAGAATTAAATTATTAGCTGGAGATAAAGTGTTAGTTGAGATTAGTCCTTATGATCTCTCTAGAGGGAGGATAACTTATAGAGAAAGAAATGCAGGAGGTGCTAAGCCTACTACTAATAAAAATAACCCTAAGAGAAATAATAAATAA